A section of the Triticum dicoccoides isolate Atlit2015 ecotype Zavitan chromosome 7A, WEW_v2.0, whole genome shotgun sequence genome encodes:
- the LOC119334382 gene encoding uncharacterized protein LOC119334382 — MMGAARKMATVVVFGLLITTVSAGRVSMLSSPTSAEHLGRSSLASATTSSSRPKESTVRIDSVVGCSPKEVARELVINCREPVNAPMPIEACCAVAVGTVGRPSCYCLVKEEAAFGMSPLFNISNMAQLLARCGASIYLNKSLNNRCDRSYDEKETAECTSPQMTPRTDSCKTAKVSGYVAWILAAVLAGFLVCKVCCQPAPAAQVVYMPEIQLVRPRGNCNEDQGPRASDAGAGTSGSDSSATNSEDGEDTVSHTSQDLILEGKRNRNPNPRFVGGPWVKK, encoded by the exons ATGATGGGCGCAGCGAGGAAGATGGCGACGGTGGTCGTCTTTGGCCTGCTTATCACCACTGTCTCTGCAGGAAGAGTGAGTATGCTCTCCTCTCCAACATCCGCTGAGCATCTGGGACGCTCCTCACTTGCCTCGGCCACCACTTCCTCAAGCAGACCAAAAGAATCTACAGTTCGTATTG ATTCTGTGGTTGGCTGCAGTCCAAAGGAAGTGGCAAGAGAACTGGTAATCAATTGCCGCGAGCCTGTCAACGCTCCAATGCCAATTGAGGCTTGCTGTGCGGTCGCTGTCGGCACTGTTGGAAGGCCCTCGTGCTACTGCTTGGTCAAGGAGGAGGCTGCCTTTGGGATGTCGCCGCTTTTCAACATCAGCAACATGGCGCAGCTGCTGGCCAGATGTGGCGCGTCAATCTACTTAAACAAGTCCCTCAACAACCGATGCGATCGGTCATACGATGAGAAGGAAACAGCCGAGTGCACATCGCCTCAGATGACACCCAGGACAGACAGTTGCAAGACCGCCAAGGTGTCAGGTTATGTTGCCTGGATACTGGCCGCTGTGTTGGCTGGGTTCTTGGTTTGCAAGGTATGTTGCCAACCAGCACCGGCAGCACAAGTTGTGTACATGCCAGAGATTCAGTTGGTGAGGCCTAGAGGAAACTGCAATGAAGACCAGGGACCGAGAGCATCTGACGCAGGGGCTGGAACCAGTGGTAGTGATTCATCTGCTACAAACTCTGAAGATGGTGAAGATACCGTTTCGCATACAAGTCAGGACCTCATCCTAGAAGGGAAGAGGAACCGCAACCCGAACCCGAGGTTCGTTGGAGGTCCATGGGTTAAGAAGTGA